From the Acidobacteriota bacterium genome, the window GAATTCTCAATGGCGGCGGAAAACTGGACCAGTCGCTGAAGCTTTTCGCGCCGGTTCGGCTCCGGCTCGTCGAGTGTAACGCCGCGCAAAACAGGCAGCGATAATAGCGTCTCCGGCGGTGCGTCCAGCACGACGCCTTCGGCGTCAATCAGGCTGACACCCTTGGGCGACCAGAGAAATGCCACCGGCTGGCGCTCCTCGACGCGAACCCATATCTCACCCGGCAGCACGCGCGTAACGCTGGCGTGATGGACCAAGGAAATTTCCTCGATCTGACGCCGCCTCTCGTCAAGAGGAATGTCATAGATGCTGTGGCCCTGGTCAGCGCGAAAAACTTCGTTCACCTCGCTGCGTCCCAGATGCTTTTCCCCGCGCAACTCAATCGTCGCCAGGCGATAGCGAGAATTACTTTTGAAGTAATTCGCGAGCAGCCAGGCGGCGGCTCCGACGATGGCCAGCGCCATCGCCAGGGTAATCGCGCTGCGAATCATATGGGCGCGCCGCGTGATGCGGGCTCCACGCAGCACGGCCGTGTTGCGACGGCGAGGCGTTGACTCACTCGACGATTCGGGTGCGTCCGTGTCGGGAATTACATCTTCAAACGGGTTGTTACTCTTAGTAGCCAAGTTGTTTTCCTAGTTCTTCCAGACGATCACTTCTTCCTCCAACTCGATGCCGTGCGCCTTGCGAATACGGTCGCGGATGCGATCCATCAGGCGAAAAATGTCCGCCGCGGTGGCGTGGTCGCGATTGACGATGAAGTTGGCGTGCCGCTCGCTGATGACCGCGCCACCTTCGCGGGTTCCCTTCAGGCCGAGGTCGTCGATCAATTTACCCGTCGAGAGTCCCGGCGGATTCTTGAAGATACAGCCCGCGCTTTTTTCCTTCACGGGTTGCGACGCGCGGCGCTTCTCGTTGCAGCGCTTGATGTCCTCCATGATCTCCGCGAACGGCCGCTCGTTCAGTTCGAGGCGCACGGCCAGCATGATGTCATCAGGCGCAAAGCTCGAGTGGCGATACTGGAAACCGATGCGATCGGCAGTGAGTTCCTCGATCTTTCCACTCACTCCGCGAAAAACAGTAACCGAGCGAACCACCGCGCCGATCTGCGTGCCATAGGCTCCGGCGTTCATGCGCAGCGCGCCACCGACTGAGCCGGGCACGCCGGCCAGCCCCTCGATGCCGCCGAGATTATTCTTGGCGCAGCAAGTAACTGTTCGGCCGAGCGACGCGGCGGCGGAGACACTCACATTGCGTCCCTCGATAATCACATCATTCTTACTCGGCGCAAGCTGGAGAAAGACGCGCGTGAACGGCTCGTCCACGGGAAGGATATTCGTCCCACCGCCGATCAGTTGCCAGGCGATGCCGCGCTCGCGCAACGCTGCTGCCAGCGGCTCCAGTGAGTCATGCTGGCGTAGTACGATCAAATCAGCCGCGCCGCCCACGCCGAGCGACGCGTAATCAGCGAGCCGCTCGTCAGGCTTGTACTCCGCCTGCCAGCCGGCCATCCGGCGTAGAAGCTCGGGATCGTTGCGTAGTGTTGAGTTACTCACTTCGCTTTACTCACTTCCTGACTCACTGACATCGTAGTTACAGTTGCCTGGTTCCGGGAACGCAGCCGTGTCAGTAACTCCTCACCCACCTGCCAGACATTGCCCGCGCCAAGAGTGAGTACTAAGTCACCGGGTTGAGTGAATGCAGCCAGCCGATCCATCAGCGCGGGGACGGACGGCGCGTACTCGACATTGCTCTGCGCTTGGGGTTGGGAAACCGCGCGGATGCGCTCCACAATCTTCGATGCCGTGATGCCCTCGATGGCCGGCTCGCCGGCGCCGTAGATGTCCAGCACGAACAGTGCATCGCAATCGGCGAAGCACGCGGCGAACTCGTCCATCAGCGCGGCACTGCGCGTATAGCGATGGGGCTGAAAGACGACGATGACGCGACGGTAGCTGCACTGCTTCGCGGCGCGCAGGGTGGCGCGAATCTCGGTGGGATGGTGGCCGTAATCGTCCACGACGGCAACGCCGGCCTCTTCGCCGCGCAACTGGAAGCGCCGTTCGACGCCGCCGAATTCACTGAGTCCCGCGCGAATCGTCTCGATGGGAACATTGAGTTCCAGACCCACGGCGACGGCGGCCATGGCGTTCAGCACGTTGTGCTCGCCGGGGATGCGCAGATTAAACTCACCCAAGTCCAGGTCTTTCCGGCGCAGCGAGAAACGTGACTC encodes:
- a CDS encoding FtsQ-type POTRA domain-containing protein, which encodes MATKSNNPFEDVIPDTDAPESSSESTPRRRNTAVLRGARITRRAHMIRSAITLAMALAIVGAAAWLLANYFKSNSRYRLATIELRGEKHLGRSEVNEVFRADQGHSIYDIPLDERRRQIEEISLVHHASVTRVLPGEIWVRVEERQPVAFLWSPKGVSLIDAEGVVLDAPPETLLSLPVLRGVTLDEPEPNRREKLQRLVQFSAAIENSGRTAVEQISEVNLADPRNLRAIATDGDHSVLLHFGEESYAERFQTYLTHIDDWRQQFTEIQSIDLRYEGQAVIHSGEPQTVRIDKPTQSPRPLKPPSPPATRAAGSPTPSAPMQEAGMAPVIGQ
- the murB gene encoding UDP-N-acetylmuramate dehydrogenase, producing MSNSTLRNDPELLRRMAGWQAEYKPDERLADYASLGVGGAADLIVLRQHDSLEPLAAALRERGIAWQLIGGGTNILPVDEPFTRVFLQLAPSKNDVIIEGRNVSVSAAASLGRTVTCCAKNNLGGIEGLAGVPGSVGGALRMNAGAYGTQIGAVVRSVTVFRGVSGKIEELTADRIGFQYRHSSFAPDDIMLAVRLELNERPFAEIMEDIKRCNEKRRASQPVKEKSAGCIFKNPPGLSTGKLIDDLGLKGTREGGAVISERHANFIVNRDHATAADIFRLMDRIRDRIRKAHGIELEEEVIVWKN